The following proteins come from a genomic window of Aquimarina sp. MAR_2010_214:
- a CDS encoding DJ-1/PfpI family protein, translating to MKHIIIAFCSSIFAFSLGILDCSAQEINHNKMMDSITESTKGEIETQKIAILIYQNVVLQDFAGPIEVFSKARKLTKGKYEIFTVALDTSIIRTENNIIKLKADYTINNMPEANYLIIPGASMPVINTLIENNTFTNFITDWSNKEKTKTVSICTGSYLLANTNALNNKKATTHYFVADDFSKQYSQIELIKNVRFVDEKKFITSSGITSGIDTALYIVGNHSGEKIKQMISRALQYEFHEKEDWPIAPNGMKYRRKTKSTDR from the coding sequence ATGAAACACATAATAATTGCATTCTGTTCCTCCATATTTGCTTTTAGTTTAGGCATCTTAGATTGTTCTGCTCAAGAAATTAATCATAATAAAATGATGGATTCTATTACTGAGTCCACTAAAGGTGAAATAGAAACCCAAAAAATAGCAATATTAATATATCAAAATGTAGTATTACAAGATTTTGCAGGGCCTATCGAAGTTTTTTCTAAAGCAAGAAAATTGACTAAAGGAAAATATGAAATTTTTACAGTTGCATTAGATACATCAATAATTAGAACCGAAAACAATATAATTAAATTAAAGGCTGATTATACTATTAACAATATGCCCGAGGCCAATTACTTAATAATTCCTGGAGCAAGTATGCCGGTTATTAATACTTTAATTGAGAATAATACATTTACAAATTTTATAACGGATTGGAGTAATAAAGAAAAGACAAAAACTGTATCAATATGTACAGGTTCTTATCTATTAGCAAATACAAACGCATTAAATAATAAAAAAGCCACTACTCATTATTTTGTAGCAGACGATTTTTCTAAACAATATTCACAAATTGAATTGATTAAAAATGTCCGTTTTGTAGATGAAAAAAAGTTTATTACATCATCTGGAATTACTTCCGGAATAGATACTGCATTATACATTGTAGGCAATCATAGTGGAGAGAAAATAAAACAAATGATTTCAAGAGCTTTACAATACGAATTCCATGAGAAAGAAGATTGGCCAATAGCTCCAAATGGAATGAAGTATAGAAGAAAAACCAAAAGTACGGATCGCTAG
- a CDS encoding bifunctional 2-polyprenyl-6-hydroxyphenol methylase/3-demethylubiquinol 3-O-methyltransferase UbiG, giving the protein MNKKQLISRNIELFYNTASEETRLNKGMGIFEFERIKSLIEKYIPTQSSKIIDIGGGTGKYSEWLAKKGHQVHLVEPVSKHIKIAQNRANKLKNKFSIHLGESRSLKFPNNFADLIILHGPLYHLQKKEDRELSIREAKRVLKNNGIILGFAINYTASTLVGLLNGLIHKRTFFEMCKDELTNGIHNPPDDFPWLLAEAYYHKPEQLKDEFINQELTYLTTYAVEGMAWLDKNYFTNMLNDKKKKTLLELTQITENDSYLLPFSPHMMIAVKKQTTYEK; this is encoded by the coding sequence ATGAATAAAAAACAGTTAATAAGTAGAAATATAGAGCTATTTTATAATACAGCATCTGAAGAAACCAGACTTAACAAAGGAATGGGTATTTTTGAATTTGAGAGAATCAAATCACTCATAGAAAAATATATTCCAACTCAATCTTCAAAAATAATTGACATTGGTGGTGGAACAGGGAAATATTCAGAATGGCTTGCAAAAAAAGGACATCAAGTTCATTTAGTCGAACCCGTTTCAAAACATATAAAAATAGCGCAAAACAGAGCCAATAAACTAAAAAACAAGTTTTCTATTCATTTGGGAGAATCTAGAAGTTTAAAATTCCCAAATAATTTTGCTGACCTAATAATTTTGCACGGCCCCCTATATCATCTTCAAAAAAAAGAAGATAGAGAATTAAGTATTCGAGAAGCGAAACGTGTTTTAAAAAATAACGGAATCATTTTGGGTTTTGCTATCAATTATACCGCATCCACTCTGGTAGGTCTTTTAAATGGACTCATCCATAAAAGAACATTTTTTGAAATGTGTAAAGATGAATTGACAAATGGAATACACAATCCTCCAGATGATTTCCCTTGGCTTTTAGCTGAAGCATATTATCATAAACCTGAACAGCTTAAAGACGAATTTATAAACCAAGAATTAACTTATCTTACTACTTATGCCGTTGAAGGAATGGCTTGGTTAGACAAAAATTATTTTACTAATATGTTGAATGACAAAAAGAAAAAAACATTATTAGAACTTACACAGATTACAGAAAATGACAGCTATCTTTTACCTTTTAGCCCTCATATGATGATAGCAGTAAAAAAACAAACAACTTATGAAAAATAA